Proteins from a single region of Stappia sp. ES.058:
- a CDS encoding pyridoxamine 5'-phosphate oxidase family protein, giving the protein MNETPTPAASAAQPPSHARVRARKRAVFLEADAWAVLDQAAVSHVGFIDNARPMVIPMIHARIGDTLYLHGAKATRIVKRLGASVPVCLTATVLDGLVLARSAFHHSMNYRCVVVHGMARAVADAREKHDALVALTDHLLPGRWDEVREMSDKEEHATGVIALDVEHMTMKRREGPPVDDADDYALPIWAGVVDIAERVGAVHPDAALDACVPRPASLDAFMDARGEPAKVRGDET; this is encoded by the coding sequence ATGAACGAGACACCGACACCCGCAGCTTCCGCAGCGCAGCCCCCGTCACATGCGAGAGTTCGCGCCCGCAAGCGCGCGGTCTTTCTGGAGGCCGATGCATGGGCCGTGCTGGACCAGGCCGCCGTGTCGCATGTCGGCTTCATCGACAATGCGCGCCCGATGGTGATCCCGATGATCCATGCGCGCATCGGCGACACGCTCTATCTGCACGGAGCCAAGGCAACCCGCATCGTCAAGCGACTGGGCGCGAGCGTTCCGGTCTGTCTGACGGCGACCGTGCTCGACGGTCTGGTTCTGGCGCGTTCGGCCTTTCACCACTCCATGAACTACCGCTGCGTCGTGGTCCACGGCATGGCGCGGGCCGTAGCCGACGCGCGGGAAAAGCATGACGCGCTGGTCGCCCTGACCGACCACCTTCTGCCGGGTCGCTGGGACGAGGTGCGGGAAATGAGCGACAAGGAAGAGCACGCAACCGGCGTGATCGCCCTCGACGTGGAGCACATGACGATGAAGCGGCGCGAGGGCCCGCCCGTCGATGACGCGGATGATTACGCGTTGCCGATCTGGGCCGGTGTGGTGGACATTGCCGAACGGGTTGGGGCGGTGCACCCTGACGCGGCGCTTGACGCATGCGTGCCAAGACCCGCGTCGCTCGACGCCTTCATGGATGCACGCGGCGAACCGGCCAAAGTTCGGGGGGACGAAACCTGA
- a CDS encoding N-acetylmuramoyl-L-alanine amidase, producing MSLKTDTTLPARLRPSPNHNARAEGVAVDMLILHYTGMTGAQEAIGRLCDPRAEVSAHYVVEEDGTLHQLVPEARRAWHAGVSFWQGARDINARSIGIEIVNPGHENGYRPFPPAQIQMVAALGLDICRRHRIPAHRILAHSDVAPARKEDPGELFPWDVLARAGVGQWLEPEPISGGRFFQEGDSGQPVEALQSMLALFGYEVAIDGNYDRATCLAVTAFQRHFRPERVDGIADMSTITTLHRLLQNRPASA from the coding sequence ATGAGCCTGAAGACGGACACGACCCTTCCCGCGCGGCTGCGCCCCTCGCCGAACCACAACGCGCGCGCCGAAGGCGTCGCGGTCGACATGCTGATCCTGCATTACACCGGCATGACCGGCGCGCAGGAGGCCATCGGACGGTTGTGCGACCCGCGCGCCGAGGTCTCGGCGCACTATGTCGTCGAAGAGGACGGCACGTTGCACCAACTCGTGCCGGAAGCGCGGCGGGCCTGGCATGCCGGCGTCTCCTTCTGGCAGGGCGCGCGCGACATCAACGCTCGCTCGATCGGCATCGAGATCGTCAATCCCGGCCACGAAAACGGCTATCGGCCGTTTCCGCCGGCGCAGATCCAGATGGTGGCGGCACTCGGCCTCGACATATGCCGGAGGCACCGCATCCCGGCACACCGCATCCTGGCGCATTCCGACGTCGCGCCGGCGCGCAAGGAGGATCCCGGCGAGCTGTTTCCCTGGGATGTTCTCGCGCGCGCCGGCGTTGGCCAGTGGCTGGAGCCGGAGCCGATTTCCGGCGGCCGCTTCTTTCAGGAAGGCGACAGCGGTCAGCCGGTGGAGGCGTTGCAATCGATGCTGGCGCTCTTCGGCTATGAGGTTGCCATCGACGGCAATTACGACAGGGCAACGTGCCTGGCGGTGACCGCGTTCCAGCGTCATTTCCGTCCTGAGCGGGTGGATGGCATCGCCGACATGTCGACCATCACGACGCTTCACAGACTGTTGCAGAACCGTCCCGCTTCGGCGTGA
- a CDS encoding FMN-binding negative transcriptional regulator, which produces MYTIEASRITDRAVLVEAIGGIRLAAVFTGEHGLNCTQVPMVVDEAASGGLRLRGHVARANPHWRAIGSGTPAIALFQGPHAYVSPGWYETKRETGKAVPTWAYIAVEARGRLTTIDDPSELRAMLDALTDQNEAGQPAPWTVADAPADYIERMMRGIVGIEMQVEALDGVWKLNQAKSAGDRAGTARGLSEASREEARALARLVPTDPPDR; this is translated from the coding sequence ATGTATACGATCGAAGCGAGCCGGATCACGGACCGCGCGGTTCTGGTCGAGGCTATCGGCGGGATCCGGCTGGCCGCCGTGTTCACCGGCGAGCACGGCCTCAATTGCACGCAGGTGCCGATGGTCGTCGACGAGGCGGCCTCCGGCGGCCTTCGGTTGCGCGGCCATGTCGCCCGCGCCAACCCGCACTGGCGGGCTATCGGCAGCGGAACCCCGGCGATTGCGCTCTTCCAGGGACCGCATGCCTATGTGTCGCCCGGCTGGTACGAAACCAAACGGGAGACCGGCAAGGCGGTTCCCACCTGGGCCTATATCGCCGTGGAGGCGCGCGGACGGCTCACCACCATCGACGATCCGTCGGAGCTGCGGGCGATGCTCGACGCCCTCACCGATCAGAACGAGGCCGGCCAACCAGCGCCCTGGACGGTGGCCGACGCACCGGCGGATTATATCGAGCGAATGATGCGCGGAATCGTCGGCATCGAGATGCAGGTGGAGGCGCTCGACGGGGTCTGGAAGCTCAACCAGGCCAAGAGCGCCGGCGATCGGGCCGGCACCGCACGCGGACTTTCGGAAGCATCACGGGAGGAGGCCCGCGCCTTGGCACGTCTTGTCCCGACGGATCCGCCCGACAGGTGA
- a CDS encoding lytic transglycosylase domain-containing protein has protein sequence MTIANRTKLIAALFLGLAAGACQSSAVSTTTVNPAILEAGAKAQKYDAMIRSEAKKHGIPADLAHAIVRVESNYNAKARGRHGEIGLMQIKPRTARGEGFRGKSGALYDPKTNIKYGMSYLAGAHKRAGGDLCGTILRYNAGHYAKRMNPVSRRYCTKVKRLLDS, from the coding sequence ATGACGATTGCAAACCGCACGAAACTCATCGCAGCGCTTTTCCTCGGGCTCGCCGCCGGCGCCTGCCAATCTTCGGCAGTGTCCACGACGACGGTCAATCCGGCGATCCTGGAAGCCGGTGCGAAGGCGCAGAAATACGATGCGATGATCCGTTCCGAGGCAAAAAAACATGGCATCCCGGCAGACCTTGCCCATGCCATCGTGCGAGTCGAAAGCAACTACAATGCGAAGGCGCGCGGCCGGCATGGCGAGATCGGGCTGATGCAGATCAAGCCAAGGACGGCCCGCGGCGAAGGTTTTCGCGGCAAGTCCGGCGCGCTCTACGATCCCAAGACCAACATCAAATACGGCATGAGCTATCTGGCGGGTGCCCACAAGCGCGCCGGTGGCGATCTTTGCGGCACGATCCTGCGCTACAACGCCGGCCACTACGCCAAGCGCATGAACCCGGTCAGCCGCCGGTACTGCACCAAGGTCAAGCGCCTGCTCGACAGCTAA